The Hippocampus zosterae strain Florida chromosome 19, ASM2543408v3, whole genome shotgun sequence region CTTCAGGGCCTCCTCCAGGAAGCTCAGAAGCTGCTTGGTGAAGGCTACCAGCGTGTAGCTCAGGTTCACCCAGCAATCTGCGCCCGTGTACGCGTCAAACGTCGACATGCCGCTGGCGCGCATCTCCTCCTGCATGCCGATGGCCGCCACCCCAAAAAGAGAATAAATTAAACAACAGACGTGTCAACACTACGGATGGGAATCAAAACGCCGGTTGTATTTTAAAACCTTCTATCGATAATTATTTTGATGCGTGTCATGGGTGAGCTCCATACTACAGTAATGTAGCGTTGCggaattaaaactcattcactcccaaagacgtttttaaacgtcttttcagacttggtccagaattggacTTTTCAGTCACTTTTCGATGACGTCATCCTTGCCTCCCTCTCCAGGTCAGACCAATCAAGCCTCGCTTGATCCAACTGTTACCATTCGAGTCGTGATCACCTTGAGCTTGGCGAGAGCCTCCGGCGTCATGAGGTTCATCCTCCTCCACATCTCTTCAGAGTTGCGATGCTTGGTGGCCTCGACGATGACGTCCTTGTAGCTGAGCAGGGCCGCCTTCACGTCTTTCACAAGCAGAGACTCCAGCGTGAAGGTCAGATCTAGGCCTATGTCGGTCAGCTGGAGGCAGTGCTCCTTTGCCACCTTCACACACTCGGACGCTGTCGACAGGTTCTCCTTGCTGTCAAACACCTTCACGCCACGCCCCGACATCGTCATTgattagaccaaaaaaaatttaatggaACGAATGTTCCAGAACTGTTGATCATGTATGTGATTGACGGGTCCGATTTAAGAAAGTAGCGGTCCGTAACGAAGCCCGCAGGCCATATTTTGCGGACCACCGGCCTCACCTGTTTGCTGAAGGCGTCCACAAACATCCTCATGGCCGAGCGGGACCACGCCACGAAGGCCGAGTAGCAGCCCGTGTTGCCGGCAAAGTCCATTTGGAACTCCTTGGCCGTCTCCAGCAGGCCCGTGAAGAAGATGTTGCAAAGCTTGTGGATGTAGAGCAGCGTGGCGCCCTCGATGCGCAACTGCCGGATAGCCGTGTGCACGGCCGCCGCGCGGTTCTTCAGGAACAGCTCGCACGCCTTGGTGGACTGGCCTGGGAACATTCGGTTTTTTTAGGTATGCCGTGTTGCCGCTGTTTTAATTTCGTATCTTGACATCGATTCATTTTACTGTCAATTTGCTGTTGAATCTGGTTTCTTCTTTTGGGTCACTTTATTACCTAGCCTGATGAGCTGCAACACCGCCCTCCTAGTGGCCTGAGGTCCGCCACGCAGCGAGCGGTCCGGGGACAGCTCAAAAACCAGGACATCGGTCAGCTGCCTCACTCGCTCGTCCACCTTGGCCCGCAGCTCCTTGACCTTGGTCGTCAGCGGCTGCTCCTTCAGGTACTCGTTGAGCTTTTCCAGCAGGTCCACGGCACCTTCAAAATCCCTCTGGGCGATGCACACGTCCAGGTCCTCGGGCAGCTCCTGGATCCACTCCAGACCGAGGtccacattctcctccacctcaGGTAGAAAAGAGGTGGAATATTTTCcgttaaaactgcattttagGTTCTTTGACAGGAGGCATTTACACCACAATGACACATGTACTCCTGGGTGATAAAATGTCCGATGGCACCAGAAGTAAACAAACCGTTTACATGGCATTTGATTAATGCGGAGCAACTTGAATTATGATTTGAGCCTTCTTCTCTTCCACCCTACATTCAGATGTCCAATGTGAAGTTTCCAATTTAAAATATGAACGTGATTTTGCAACCTTACCTCAGCCTGCTCGTCATCATCGTCCTGATCAAAAGGATTGGTGGAAACTTCAACCCGAATGGGAGACGTCGGCGtcttctcttcctcttttttgcCGCGCTCCTTGTTGGCTTTGTTCTTCTTGGTTTCGTCCAAAATCTCCAGCCACTCCTTCTT contains the following coding sequences:
- the exoc8 gene encoding exocyst complex component 8, which gives rise to MSEPGNRLRRLLESPNFDPQNYVKQLSQQSDGDRDLQEHRQKIQNLADETAQNLKKNVYKNYRQFIETAKEISYLESEMYQLSHILTEQKSIMESITQALLSTDKDETSKEMQAAFPKESEEVKQRSLTSLLEKVEGGKTIMDTPGRHLVYNGDLVEFDVDNMSPVQKVHAFLMNDCLLIATWLANRRGAVKYKYNALYDLESFAVVNVKDNPPMKDMFKILMFPDSRIFQAENSKIKKEWLEILDETKKNKANKERGKKEEEKTPTSPIRVEVSTNPFDQDDDDEQAEVEENVDLGLEWIQELPEDLDVCIAQRDFEGAVDLLEKLNEYLKEQPLTTKVKELRAKVDERVRQLTDVLVFELSPDRSLRGGPQATRRAVLQLIRLGQSTKACELFLKNRAAAVHTAIRQLRIEGATLLYIHKLCNIFFTGLLETAKEFQMDFAGNTGCYSAFVAWSRSAMRMFVDAFSKQVFDSKENLSTASECVKVAKEHCLQLTDIGLDLTFTLESLLVKDVKAALLSYKDVIVEATKHRNSEEMWRRMNLMTPEALAKLKEEMRASGMSTFDAYTGADCWVNLSYTLVAFTKQLLSFLEEALKLYFPELHTVLLESLREIVMVAVQHVDYSLRCEQDADKKAFVVLNAAFLHDCVLPEVERRFEEAVGKPAKQLRELRKSTRPVRINPESTTSLV